The Streptomyces spororaveus genome includes a region encoding these proteins:
- a CDS encoding SDR family oxidoreductase, with protein sequence MSDMGGAEAVGLAGARERRVSTGGIELCVVELGETGRPTVLLVHGYPDSKEVWSEVAERLATRFHVVLYDVRGHGRSTAPQPLRGGFTLEKLTDDFLAVADAVSPDRPVHLVGHDWGSVQGWEFATVARTEGRIASFTSLSGPSLDHFGHWIKKRMTRPTPRGAAQLLGQGAKSWYVYMLHTPVLPELAWRGPLGKRWPAMLQRIEKVPAGSYPTASLPSDAAHGAWLYRDNVRPRLRRPRPDAYAHVPVQLITPTGDAFLSERLYDGLERWAPDLLRRTLPAKHWVPRTRPDQLAAWITEFVTDREEPATRAPEQKAPGRYADRFAGQLVLVTGAASGIGRATAFAFAEAGARVVAVDRDAEGAARTAGMARLVGAAEAWAECVDVSDEQAMEKLAAKVAAEYGVVDVLVNNAGIGLSGAFLDTSAEDWKKVLDVNLWGVIHGCRIFGKQMAERGQGGHIVNTASAAAYLPSRTLPAYSTSKAAVLMLSECLRAELASKSIGVSAICPGIVNTNITATSRFAGVDEAEEKRRQERSSRLYGLRNFPPEKVADAILRAVVRNEAVVPVTPESKGALWMSRFAPRALRRIARMEPKL encoded by the coding sequence ATGAGCGACATGGGCGGAGCGGAAGCGGTGGGTCTGGCGGGTGCGCGCGAGCGCCGGGTGAGCACCGGTGGGATCGAGCTGTGCGTGGTCGAGCTCGGCGAGACGGGCCGGCCGACGGTACTGCTGGTGCACGGCTACCCGGACAGCAAGGAGGTCTGGTCGGAGGTCGCCGAGCGGCTCGCGACCCGCTTCCACGTGGTGCTCTACGACGTACGCGGCCACGGACGCTCCACCGCGCCGCAGCCGCTGCGCGGCGGCTTCACCCTGGAGAAGCTGACCGACGACTTCCTGGCGGTGGCGGACGCGGTCAGCCCGGACCGGCCCGTCCACCTGGTCGGCCACGACTGGGGCTCCGTACAGGGCTGGGAGTTCGCCACGGTCGCCCGCACCGAGGGCAGGATCGCCTCCTTCACCTCGCTGTCGGGGCCCTCCCTCGACCACTTCGGCCACTGGATCAAGAAGCGGATGACGCGGCCCACCCCGCGGGGTGCGGCACAACTCCTCGGCCAGGGCGCCAAGTCCTGGTACGTCTACATGCTGCACACCCCGGTGCTGCCGGAGCTCGCCTGGCGCGGACCGCTCGGCAAGCGGTGGCCCGCGATGCTCCAGCGCATCGAGAAGGTGCCGGCCGGCTCCTATCCGACGGCCTCACTGCCTTCGGACGCGGCGCACGGCGCCTGGCTCTACCGCGACAACGTACGGCCGCGACTGCGCCGGCCGCGCCCCGACGCGTACGCCCACGTGCCCGTACAGCTGATCACCCCGACCGGGGACGCCTTCCTGTCGGAGCGGCTCTACGACGGTCTGGAGCGCTGGGCCCCGGACCTGCTGCGGCGGACCCTGCCCGCCAAGCACTGGGTGCCGCGGACCCGGCCCGACCAGTTGGCCGCCTGGATCACGGAGTTCGTCACCGACCGGGAGGAGCCCGCGACGAGGGCACCGGAGCAGAAGGCCCCGGGCAGGTACGCCGACCGCTTCGCGGGCCAGCTGGTCCTGGTCACCGGCGCGGCCAGCGGCATCGGCCGGGCCACCGCCTTCGCCTTCGCCGAGGCCGGGGCCCGGGTGGTCGCCGTGGACCGCGACGCGGAAGGCGCGGCGCGCACGGCCGGCATGGCCCGTCTCGTCGGCGCCGCCGAGGCCTGGGCGGAGTGCGTGGACGTCAGTGACGAGCAGGCGATGGAGAAGCTCGCGGCGAAGGTCGCCGCCGAGTACGGAGTGGTCGACGTCCTGGTCAACAATGCCGGGATCGGCCTGTCCGGCGCCTTCCTCGACACCAGCGCCGAGGACTGGAAGAAGGTCCTGGACGTCAACCTCTGGGGCGTCATCCACGGCTGCCGGATCTTCGGGAAGCAGATGGCCGAGCGCGGCCAGGGCGGGCACATCGTCAACACCGCCTCCGCCGCCGCCTACCTGCCGTCCAGGACCCTGCCCGCCTACAGCACCTCGAAGGCCGCGGTGCTGATGCTGTCGGAGTGCCTGCGCGCGGAACTGGCCTCGAAGTCGATCGGCGTCTCCGCGATCTGCCCGGGCATCGTCAACACCAACATCACCGCCACCTCGCGCTTCGCCGGGGTGGACGAGGCCGAGGAGAAGCGCCGCCAGGAACGCTCCTCGCGGCTGTACGGGCTGCGCAACTTCCCGCCGGAGAAGGTGGCCGACGCGATCCTGCGCGCGGTGGTGCGCAACGAGGCCGTCGTACCCGTGACCCCGGAGTCCAAGGGCGCCCTGTGGATGTCCCGCTTCGCCCCGCGCGCGCTGCGGCGCATCGCGAGGATGGAACCGAAGCTGTGA
- a CDS encoding MerR family transcriptional regulator produces MSDQAVAEYRIEDLAHHSGATVRTIRAYQDRGLLPKPERRGRSNVYRDTHLARLRQIADLLDRGYTLASIKELLEAWDAGRGLGGVLGLVAEVHGPWTDEEAARISREELNERFGGRPDDDAVDEACELGVLERIPGRPDQFLVPSPQELAVAAELYAAGVPLSAITGHLRELRGQVEHIASRFLEFTTEHVFARYLGQVPPTDADAAEAATMVRRLRPLAQQTVDAELARAMRLFATRHLQRHLGSAGAPGPTGPSPVALPAETVQAVQELVGADHVAEFVRAATERELQARTMNDLARRGERA; encoded by the coding sequence TTGTCCGATCAGGCGGTAGCCGAATACCGGATCGAGGATCTGGCACACCACAGCGGGGCGACGGTGCGCACGATCCGGGCGTACCAGGACCGCGGCCTGCTGCCGAAACCGGAGCGGCGGGGCCGTTCCAACGTCTACCGGGACACGCATCTGGCTCGGCTGCGCCAGATCGCCGACCTGCTGGACCGCGGCTACACCCTGGCCTCCATCAAGGAACTGCTGGAGGCCTGGGACGCGGGACGCGGCCTGGGCGGCGTACTCGGGCTGGTCGCCGAGGTGCACGGGCCGTGGACCGACGAGGAGGCGGCCCGCATCAGCCGGGAGGAGCTGAACGAGCGGTTCGGCGGCCGGCCGGACGACGACGCCGTGGACGAGGCGTGCGAGCTCGGGGTCCTGGAGCGGATCCCGGGGCGCCCGGACCAGTTCCTGGTGCCGTCCCCGCAGGAGCTGGCGGTGGCCGCCGAGCTGTACGCGGCCGGGGTGCCGCTGTCGGCGATCACCGGGCACCTGCGGGAACTGCGGGGACAGGTGGAGCACATCGCCTCGCGGTTCCTGGAGTTCACCACCGAGCACGTCTTCGCGCGCTACCTCGGGCAGGTGCCGCCCACCGACGCGGACGCGGCGGAGGCCGCGACGATGGTGCGGCGGCTGCGGCCGCTGGCCCAGCAGACCGTGGACGCGGAGCTGGCGCGGGCGATGCGCCTGTTCGCGACCCGGCACCTCCAGCGGCACCTGGGGTCGGCCGGCGCACCGGGGCCGACGGGGCCCTCGCCGGTGGCGCTGCCGGCCGAAACAGTACAGGCGGTGCAGGAGCTGGTGGGCGCCGACCATGTGGCGGAGTTCGTACGGGCCGCGACGGAGCGGGAGCTCCAGGCCCGGACGATGAACGATCTGGCGCGCAGGGGCGAGCGGGCCTAG
- a CDS encoding tetratricopeptide repeat protein, which yields MTTLTREEIVRGLAENRESPNGAARNAHAEALAGAAETSGDQALFREALDNLINAYLYSSESSRMLVPFARLLQEYDKDPGAFSHWEAHSLFWQFKWVATAISDSPGVPLESATGWLEEMERRYRIAGYSERPVREAELWLADAIGQDERAERAFRRWLAAERDDMSDCLACELNGQGQYAVLNGDDAEALDLWKPVLDGDLTCAEEPHRLLATSLLPLLRLGRTDEARSHHLRGYRLARGNESLLPSVGKHIEFCALTGNESRGLEILAEHAAHVAPLANLDDRLAFHSGILVLLRRLRELGHGRTPAVPYEGSPRTVDELYEVLYAGCLDIARQFDARNGTTRVSDRFHAQVDREPLTAGLPLGVRSTALPQAPPAASLPAAAPGGPGPALTADAFTELVERARSARDLGHPGTDALWAEVAVRVDARPEVDPLVRADLADHQALAAGRRGAEEAPELLGAVRDGYRALGLAERAALAELRLASVAAQSGAAPAEVRALLAVALRSAGALDAAEPLRARRIALAELSAIRMESYLRSVETPDADDHHDHHTELAAELTDFIATHEGGPADLVAEAEEMLGRVALAQGDPDRAVPLLAASAARAARSGRPWQAVDPLVLRAGVLMTLERPEEAEDAARSALEHAAEVTDAETQGVVRLTLADILLRRGDAAAESAEHALAGAHWFDQAGLTADGGAHARLLLARAYAADGRSAEAAEVLQSALADLLEHGDQQAVSAREFLGDLLRRLNEPRPAAEQYLLAAEVTRGWEDPRPQAGLAHSAADTLSDANLAVEAAAAYERALELHRLTGEVPVAEVRILRSLAWLGLREEVTATAVTGARKRMEEAAEVLEAALAADPGAPELRSELAQTWHQLAQVLDRYVNTNEQSYEDDDEDREDREDDADRGQDLAGAGSDPAARLSPAEVDVLRVEEIELWDRAARVYAELGPDHLRDRFQCLNNAAWTEQERGDADAGAARVSALIDEARALPESDVPDWLLPSAERLLAQLNDKDT from the coding sequence GTGACGACGCTGACGCGCGAGGAGATCGTGCGGGGCCTGGCGGAGAACCGCGAATCGCCGAACGGCGCCGCGCGCAACGCGCACGCCGAGGCCCTGGCCGGCGCGGCCGAGACGAGCGGTGACCAGGCCCTCTTCCGCGAGGCACTGGACAACCTGATCAACGCCTACCTCTACAGCTCCGAGTCGTCCAGGATGCTGGTCCCCTTCGCCCGGCTGCTCCAGGAGTACGACAAGGACCCGGGAGCCTTCTCCCACTGGGAGGCGCACTCGCTGTTCTGGCAGTTCAAGTGGGTGGCCACGGCCATCTCCGACTCCCCCGGAGTCCCGCTGGAGTCGGCCACCGGCTGGCTGGAGGAGATGGAACGCCGCTACCGGATCGCGGGCTACAGCGAACGGCCCGTGCGCGAGGCCGAGCTGTGGCTCGCCGACGCGATCGGCCAGGACGAGCGCGCCGAGCGGGCCTTCCGGCGCTGGCTGGCCGCCGAGCGCGACGACATGAGCGACTGCCTGGCCTGCGAACTCAACGGCCAGGGCCAGTACGCCGTCCTCAACGGCGACGACGCCGAAGCCCTGGACCTGTGGAAGCCGGTGCTCGACGGTGACCTGACCTGCGCCGAGGAGCCCCACCGGCTGCTCGCCACCTCGCTGCTCCCGCTGCTGCGGCTCGGCCGGACCGACGAGGCGCGCTCCCACCACCTGCGCGGCTACCGCCTGGCCCGCGGCAACGAGAGCCTGCTGCCCTCGGTCGGCAAGCACATCGAGTTCTGCGCGCTCACCGGCAACGAATCGCGTGGCCTGGAGATCCTGGCCGAACACGCCGCCCATGTGGCTCCGCTCGCCAACCTCGACGACCGGCTTGCCTTCCACAGCGGCATCCTCGTGCTGCTGCGCCGCCTGCGGGAACTGGGGCACGGGCGGACCCCGGCCGTGCCCTACGAGGGAAGCCCTCGAACGGTCGACGAGCTGTACGAGGTGCTGTACGCGGGCTGCCTGGACATCGCCCGGCAGTTCGACGCGCGTAACGGCACGACCCGGGTCTCGGACCGTTTCCACGCGCAGGTGGACCGGGAACCGCTGACGGCCGGGCTCCCGCTGGGGGTGCGCAGTACGGCACTGCCGCAGGCTCCCCCGGCCGCTTCCCTCCCCGCCGCCGCCCCCGGCGGGCCGGGGCCTGCCTTGACGGCCGACGCCTTCACCGAGCTGGTGGAGCGGGCCCGCAGCGCCCGCGACCTGGGCCATCCGGGTACGGACGCACTGTGGGCAGAGGTGGCGGTACGCGTGGACGCGCGGCCGGAGGTCGATCCGCTGGTCCGCGCCGACCTCGCGGACCACCAGGCCCTCGCCGCCGGACGGCGCGGCGCCGAGGAGGCGCCGGAGCTGCTGGGCGCGGTCCGGGACGGCTACCGGGCGCTCGGCCTCGCCGAGCGTGCGGCGCTCGCGGAGCTGCGTCTGGCCAGTGTGGCGGCGCAGTCCGGAGCCGCGCCCGCGGAGGTCCGGGCACTGCTGGCCGTCGCCCTGCGGTCCGCCGGGGCACTGGACGCCGCCGAGCCCCTGCGGGCCCGGCGCATCGCGCTCGCGGAACTGTCGGCGATCCGGATGGAGTCGTACCTGCGCTCGGTGGAGACGCCCGACGCGGACGACCACCACGACCACCACACCGAGCTGGCCGCCGAGCTGACCGACTTCATCGCCACTCATGAGGGCGGTCCGGCGGACCTGGTGGCGGAGGCCGAGGAAATGCTGGGCCGGGTGGCCCTGGCACAGGGTGACCCGGATCGGGCCGTGCCTCTGCTCGCGGCGTCCGCCGCGCGGGCGGCCCGGTCGGGCCGCCCGTGGCAGGCCGTGGACCCGCTGGTGCTGCGGGCCGGGGTACTGATGACGCTGGAGCGTCCCGAGGAGGCGGAGGACGCGGCGCGCTCCGCGCTGGAGCACGCCGCCGAGGTGACCGATGCCGAGACTCAGGGCGTCGTACGGCTCACCCTCGCGGACATCCTGCTGCGGCGGGGCGACGCGGCCGCGGAGAGCGCGGAGCACGCGCTGGCCGGAGCCCACTGGTTCGACCAGGCCGGGCTCACCGCCGACGGCGGTGCGCACGCGCGGCTGCTGCTGGCCCGGGCGTACGCGGCGGACGGCCGGAGCGCCGAGGCGGCGGAGGTCCTGCAGTCAGCGCTGGCGGACCTGCTGGAGCACGGCGATCAGCAGGCGGTGTCCGCCCGGGAGTTCCTGGGCGACCTGCTGCGCCGGCTGAACGAGCCCCGTCCGGCGGCGGAGCAGTACCTGCTGGCCGCGGAGGTCACCCGGGGCTGGGAGGATCCGCGTCCGCAGGCGGGTCTCGCCCACTCGGCCGCCGATACCCTGAGCGACGCGAACCTGGCCGTGGAGGCGGCAGCCGCCTACGAGCGGGCCCTGGAGCTGCACCGGCTGACGGGAGAGGTCCCGGTGGCCGAGGTGCGGATCCTGCGTTCCCTGGCCTGGCTGGGCCTGCGTGAGGAGGTCACCGCCACGGCGGTGACGGGGGCCCGGAAGCGGATGGAGGAGGCCGCCGAGGTGCTGGAGGCGGCCCTGGCCGCCGATCCCGGAGCCCCTGAGCTGCGGTCCGAACTCGCCCAGACCTGGCACCAGCTGGCGCAGGTGCTCGACCGGTACGTCAACACGAACGAGCAGTCCTACGAGGACGACGACGAGGACCGGGAGGACCGGGAGGACGACGCGGACCGGGGCCAGGACCTCGCCGGTGCGGGGTCCGATCCGGCGGCCCGGCTGAGCCCCGCGGAGGTCGACGTGCTGCGGGTGGAGGAGATCGAGCTGTGGGACCGGGCCGCCCGGGTCTACGCCGAGCTCGGCCCCGACCATCTGCGGGACCGGTTCCAGTGCCTGAACAACGCGGCCTGGACCGAGCAGGAGCGGGGCGACGCGGACGCGGGCGCCGCGCGCGTCTCCGCACTGATCGACGAGGCCCGGGCGCTGCCCGAGAGCGACGTGCCGGACTGGCTCCTGCCGTCCGCGGAGCGCCTGCTCGCCCAGCTGAACGACAAGGACACCTAG
- a CDS encoding metal-dependent hydrolase, which produces MSGTADPIGPYPIGPRRVAFDWKTTPLHWIPGEPTATHVINVLHLLLPAGERWFVRVLKEGLPLVTDPELRSDVKGFMGQEATHSVQHSYVLDHLAEQRLPTQAYTRHVDFLFEKLLGEAPPFGAPVTAREWLRFRLAVVAAIEQFTAVLGDWVLRAEGLDRAGADAIMLDLLRWHGAEEVEHRSVAFDMYQHCGGAALPRYARRVEGMVVVAPVLAWLWMWGASYLIRNDPELGGRLRYSLGAHNRAVAKGLLPPWRELGMAIPRYFRRSYHPSQEGSLRRAVEYLAASPAARTAAGAVGRAAMS; this is translated from the coding sequence GTGAGCGGGACCGCGGACCCGATCGGCCCGTATCCGATCGGCCCGCGCCGGGTGGCGTTCGACTGGAAGACCACCCCGCTGCACTGGATACCGGGCGAGCCCACCGCCACCCACGTCATCAACGTGCTGCACCTGCTGCTGCCCGCCGGGGAGCGGTGGTTCGTGCGGGTCCTCAAGGAGGGCCTGCCCCTGGTCACCGACCCCGAGCTGCGCAGTGACGTCAAGGGGTTCATGGGCCAGGAGGCCACGCACAGCGTGCAGCACTCCTACGTCCTGGACCACCTCGCCGAGCAGCGCCTGCCGACCCAGGCGTACACCCGGCACGTGGACTTCCTCTTCGAGAAACTGCTGGGGGAGGCCCCGCCGTTCGGGGCGCCCGTCACGGCGCGGGAGTGGCTGCGCTTCCGGCTGGCCGTGGTCGCCGCGATCGAGCAGTTCACGGCGGTCCTCGGCGACTGGGTGCTGCGCGCCGAGGGGCTCGACCGGGCCGGGGCGGACGCGATCATGCTGGACCTGCTGCGCTGGCACGGCGCGGAGGAGGTGGAGCACCGCTCCGTCGCCTTCGACATGTACCAGCACTGCGGGGGAGCGGCTCTGCCCCGCTACGCGCGGCGCGTCGAAGGGATGGTCGTGGTCGCGCCCGTGCTGGCGTGGCTGTGGATGTGGGGGGCCTCGTACCTCATACGCAACGACCCGGAACTGGGCGGCCGGCTGCGCTACTCGCTCGGCGCGCACAACCGCGCGGTGGCCAAGGGCCTGCTGCCCCCGTGGAGAGAGCTCGGCATGGCCATACCCCGCTACTTCCGGCGGTCGTACCATCCCTCGCAGGAGGGCTCGCTGCGCAGGGCGGTCGAGTACCTTGCGGCCTCACCTGCCGCCCGGACCGCGGCGGGCGCGGTCGGCCGAGCCGCGATGTCGTAG
- a CDS encoding HSP90 family protein, producing the protein MTSTSPSTPPSAPPSTPHSFQVDLRGLVDLLSHHLYSSPRVYVRELLQNAVDAITARHALDPAAEVRIRLSASGGRVSIEDSGIGLTAAEAHSLLATIGRSSKRGDDGADLNEHGLEATRQEFLGQFGIGLLACFVVARQIRVVTRSARDPEAAPVEWLATDDGSYTVRELPHEERPEPGTTVVLEARPGAAEWAVPAKVEELARDYGSLLPYDITFDDGEGGEPRPVTDRPAVWDRPHPTPAARRVALAGHCAQLFGFTPLDSIDLDLPVAGVRGVAYVLPEPTSPAHRAGHRVHLKGMLLTDRADNLLPDWAFFVRAVLDTDTLRPTASRENLYDDETLAAVREALGARVRGWLAELAASDPDRLSAFLQVHHLGVKSMARHDPELLGLMLPWLPFETSDGSMSLQEFAAAHTDIHFTRTVEEFRQIAPIAAAHGLGVINAGYTYDADLLALLPAVRPELKVTELDAGAVTERLDPVPTAAELSLAPFLATARTRLEAQGCDVVLRAFQPVAVPALYLDDRQARQERDRTAALESADSLWSGILGALRGSAPRARLVLNHNNPLVRRIAALPDEALTGTAVESLYGQALLMSQRPLRPADSTLLNRAFLGLLEWATHSTGARDTQEDQK; encoded by the coding sequence ATGACGTCCACGTCCCCGTCAACGCCCCCGTCCGCGCCCCCGTCGACACCCCACAGCTTCCAGGTCGATCTGCGCGGCCTGGTGGACCTCCTCTCCCACCACCTCTACTCCAGCCCGCGCGTCTACGTCCGCGAACTCCTGCAGAACGCGGTGGACGCGATCACCGCGCGCCACGCCCTGGACCCGGCGGCGGAGGTCCGCATCCGGCTCTCGGCGTCCGGCGGCCGGGTGAGCATCGAGGACAGCGGCATCGGCCTGACCGCCGCCGAGGCCCACTCCCTCCTCGCCACCATCGGCCGCAGCTCGAAGCGTGGCGACGACGGCGCCGACCTCAACGAGCACGGCCTGGAGGCGACCCGCCAGGAGTTCCTCGGCCAGTTCGGCATCGGCCTGCTCGCGTGCTTCGTCGTGGCCCGCCAGATCCGCGTCGTCACCCGCTCCGCCCGCGACCCCGAGGCCGCGCCCGTCGAATGGCTGGCCACGGACGACGGCTCGTACACCGTCCGCGAACTGCCCCACGAGGAAAGGCCCGAACCCGGTACCACCGTCGTCCTGGAGGCCCGCCCGGGCGCCGCGGAATGGGCCGTCCCGGCCAAGGTCGAGGAACTGGCCCGCGACTACGGTTCCCTGCTGCCGTACGACATCACCTTCGACGACGGCGAGGGCGGCGAGCCGCGCCCCGTCACCGACCGGCCCGCCGTGTGGGACCGGCCCCACCCCACCCCGGCCGCCCGTCGCGTCGCCCTCGCCGGGCACTGTGCGCAGCTCTTCGGTTTCACCCCGCTCGACAGCATCGACCTCGATCTGCCGGTCGCCGGCGTACGCGGAGTCGCGTACGTCCTGCCCGAACCGACCAGCCCCGCCCACCGGGCCGGACACCGCGTCCACCTCAAGGGCATGCTGCTGACCGACCGGGCCGACAACCTGCTGCCCGACTGGGCGTTCTTCGTCCGCGCCGTCCTCGACACGGACACCCTGCGGCCCACCGCCTCCCGCGAGAACCTGTACGACGACGAGACCCTCGCCGCCGTACGGGAGGCCCTCGGCGCCCGCGTCCGCGGCTGGCTCGCCGAGCTCGCGGCGAGCGATCCGGACCGCCTGTCGGCCTTCCTCCAGGTCCACCACCTCGGCGTGAAGTCCATGGCCCGGCACGACCCCGAGCTGCTCGGGCTGATGCTGCCGTGGCTGCCGTTCGAGACCAGCGACGGCTCGATGAGCCTCCAGGAGTTCGCGGCCGCCCACACGGACATCCACTTCACCCGCACCGTCGAGGAGTTCCGGCAGATCGCACCGATCGCCGCGGCCCACGGGCTCGGCGTCATCAACGCCGGATACACCTACGACGCGGACCTGCTCGCCCTGCTGCCCGCCGTACGCCCGGAGCTCAAGGTCACCGAGCTCGACGCCGGGGCGGTCACCGAACGGCTGGACCCGGTGCCGACCGCCGCCGAACTCTCGCTCGCCCCCTTCCTGGCCACCGCCCGCACCCGCCTGGAGGCCCAGGGCTGCGACGTGGTGCTGCGCGCCTTCCAGCCCGTCGCCGTGCCCGCGCTGTACCTCGACGACCGCCAGGCCCGCCAGGAGCGCGACCGCACCGCCGCGCTGGAGAGCGCCGACTCCCTGTGGAGCGGCATCCTCGGCGCGCTGCGCGGCTCCGCGCCGCGCGCCCGCCTGGTCCTCAACCACAACAACCCGCTCGTCCGCCGGATCGCCGCGCTGCCCGACGAGGCACTGACCGGCACCGCCGTCGAATCGCTCTACGGGCAGGCCCTGCTGATGTCCCAGCGCCCGCTGCGCCCCGCCGACTCCACCCTGCTCAACCGGGCCTTCCTCGGACTCCTGGAATGGGCGACCCACTCCACCGGCGCCCGCGACACCCAGGAGGACCAGAAGTGA
- a CDS encoding RNA 2'-phosphotransferase has protein sequence MDERRTVKVSKYVSKHLRHQPERIGLVLDPHGWVEIDDLLRAAAAHGFHVSRAELDHVVAANDKQRFAVDGTRIRASQGHTVAVDLDLPEAEPPAYLYHGTVAAALEPIRAEGLRPMARHHVHLSPDRETATRVGARRGRPVVLSVDAGAMRAAGHVFRISANGVWLVDAVPPQFLRFP, from the coding sequence ATGGATGAAAGACGCACCGTGAAGGTGTCGAAGTACGTCTCGAAACACCTGCGACACCAGCCGGAACGGATCGGACTGGTGCTCGATCCCCACGGCTGGGTGGAGATCGACGACCTGCTGCGCGCGGCCGCCGCGCACGGCTTCCACGTCAGCCGGGCCGAGCTCGACCATGTCGTCGCCGCCAACGACAAGCAGCGGTTCGCCGTCGACGGCACCCGGATCCGGGCCAGCCAGGGACACACCGTCGCCGTGGACCTGGACCTTCCGGAGGCCGAACCGCCCGCGTACCTCTACCACGGCACTGTCGCCGCGGCCCTGGAGCCGATCCGCGCCGAGGGCCTGCGCCCGATGGCCCGCCACCACGTGCACCTGTCCCCGGACCGGGAGACCGCCACCCGGGTCGGCGCGCGGCGCGGCCGGCCCGTCGTGCTCAGCGTGGACGCCGGGGCGATGCGAGCGGCCGGGCACGTCTTCCGGATCAGCGCCAACGGGGTGTGGCTGGTGGACGCCGTACCGCCGCAGTTCCTGCGCTTTCCGTAG
- a CDS encoding LLM class flavin-dependent oxidoreductase — MSLRLSTVILPVRRWHEGGRDQWLRAEQLGFHTAYTYDHLSWRTFRDGPWFGAVPTLTAAATATERLRLGTLVTSPNFRHPVTLAKDLMSLDDISGGRITLGIGAGGNGFDATALGQEPWSPRERADRFAEFVPLLDQLLTEGSVSHEGTFYSAEEARNIPGCVQRPRLPFAVAANGPRGMRLAARHGQAWVTTGDPKLFEEGTPEQSREALRGQLERLGAAFGEIGRDLEPVEKILLTGFTPEANTVLQSLDAFVDFAGRHRDLGFTEVVIHAPIPDSEFAADEAVFEKIATEALAQLDS, encoded by the coding sequence ATGAGTCTGCGTCTGAGCACGGTGATCCTTCCGGTACGTCGATGGCACGAGGGGGGACGCGATCAGTGGCTCCGGGCCGAGCAGCTCGGATTCCACACCGCCTACACCTACGACCACCTGTCCTGGCGGACGTTCCGCGACGGCCCGTGGTTCGGTGCCGTGCCCACTTTGACCGCGGCGGCCACCGCCACCGAGCGGCTGCGCCTGGGCACGCTCGTCACCTCGCCGAACTTCCGGCACCCGGTGACCCTCGCCAAGGACCTGATGAGCCTGGACGACATCTCCGGCGGGCGCATCACCCTGGGCATCGGCGCGGGCGGCAACGGCTTCGACGCGACCGCGCTGGGCCAGGAGCCGTGGTCCCCGCGCGAGCGCGCCGACCGGTTCGCCGAGTTCGTGCCGCTGCTCGACCAGTTGCTGACCGAGGGCTCGGTGAGTCACGAAGGGACCTTCTACTCGGCCGAGGAGGCCCGCAACATCCCCGGCTGTGTGCAGCGGCCGCGGCTGCCGTTCGCGGTCGCCGCGAACGGGCCGCGCGGCATGCGGCTCGCGGCCCGGCACGGCCAGGCCTGGGTGACCACGGGAGACCCGAAGCTCTTCGAGGAAGGCACGCCCGAGCAGTCGCGTGAGGCCCTGCGCGGACAGCTCGAACGGCTCGGCGCGGCCTTCGGGGAGATCGGGCGGGACCTTGAGCCCGTGGAGAAGATCCTCCTGACCGGCTTCACGCCGGAGGCCAACACCGTGCTGCAGTCCCTGGACGCGTTCGTCGACTTCGCCGGTCGGCACCGCGATCTCGGGTTCACCGAGGTGGTCATCCACGCCCCTATCCCGGACTCCGAGTTCGCCGCCGACGAGGCCGTGTTCGAGAAGATCGCCACCGAGGCCCTGGCCCAGCTCGACAGCTGA
- a CDS encoding aquaporin, producing the protein MTAQPSLSRRAAAELIGTAGLLVVVIGSGLKAAELSRDTGVALIANSFASAIGLGLIITIFGPLSGAHLNPVVTLTSWWSRRTGGDGLGGREALVYAVAQSAGAIGGALVADVMFGRTPGTLATQVRDGGHLLIGEVVATAGLVLLIQGLGRTGRPRLIPAAVAAYIAAAIWFTSSGSFANPAGTIGRSFSDSFTGIAPQSLPGFVGAQLVGGILGLALAALLYGPGTGSGTGARTGSRFRSARSAEPAPVDGTSPATAAYETVG; encoded by the coding sequence ATGACAGCCCAACCCTCACTGTCACGCCGCGCCGCTGCTGAGCTGATCGGTACCGCCGGCCTGCTCGTGGTCGTGATCGGCTCCGGGCTCAAGGCCGCCGAGCTCAGCCGCGACACCGGTGTCGCCCTCATCGCCAACTCGTTCGCCTCGGCCATCGGCCTCGGGCTGATCATCACGATCTTCGGCCCGCTGTCCGGCGCCCACCTCAACCCGGTGGTCACCCTCACCTCCTGGTGGTCCCGGCGGACCGGCGGCGACGGTCTGGGCGGCCGCGAGGCGCTCGTCTACGCCGTTGCCCAGAGCGCCGGGGCCATCGGCGGCGCCCTCGTCGCGGACGTCATGTTCGGCCGGACCCCGGGCACCCTCGCCACCCAGGTGCGCGACGGCGGTCACCTGCTCATCGGCGAGGTGGTCGCCACTGCAGGCCTCGTCCTCCTGATCCAGGGCCTCGGCCGGACCGGGCGCCCCAGGCTCATCCCGGCGGCGGTCGCCGCGTACATCGCGGCCGCGATCTGGTTCACCTCCTCCGGCTCCTTCGCCAATCCGGCGGGCACCATAGGGCGCAGTTTCAGCGACTCCTTCACCGGCATAGCGCCGCAGTCGCTGCCCGGATTCGTCGGCGCCCAGCTGGTCGGCGGGATCCTCGGGCTGGCCCTGGCCGCCCTTCTCTACGGACCGGGGACGGGCTCCGGGACCGGGGCGCGGACCGGGTCCCGGTTCAGGTCCGCCCGGAGCGCGGAGCCGGCGCCGGTGGACGGAACGAGTCCCGCCACAGCGGCGTACGAGACCGTAGGGTGA